Part of the bacterium genome, AGGCGGCGCTGCGGGCCATGCCCGTCGAGTACCAGGCGTCGGTGCCGGCCGCGGCAGCCAAGCTGATGGCCCGCCGCGACCTGCTGCCTGCGCAGGCCAAGCGCTTCTACCTCTTCCTGGCGGACGTGGTGGATCTCCATGCCACCGACGCGGCCGATCGCGCCACCGTCACCTTCATCGACGACCGCCACCTCGAGGTCGAGATCGGCTCCGGAGACGAGGCGCCGTATTACCGGCGCCGTTTCGTCGCGCCGGACACCCGCGAGATCCGGCTCTACCTGCACGAGGGTGACGATCGGGCCGTGGTGCGGGGCGACGCGCCGCCGGCGATGCGGGTGCGCGTCATCGGCGGCAACGGCGCCAACCAGCTGAGCGACTCGTCTAGCGCCGCCGGCCGGCCCGGCGCGGCCCGCTTCTACGACCGGGGCGCCGTCACCGGGATCGGGTACGGGCCGGACGCGCTCTTCGACCGCCGGCCATGGCCGCGCCCGTGGGGTCCGGCACAGGTCCCCGGCCGCGACTGGGGAACGAGAACATCCCCCCTCGTGGGACTCGGCGCCCCCGGCGATGTCGGTGTCGTCATCCGGCTGGGCGTCAACCGGGAGCGTTACGGCTTCCGCAAATACCCCTACGCCAGCCGGACCGCGTTGATCGGGGAGTATGCCGCGGGGGTCGGGGCGTGGCGGGTGACCGGCCTCTTTGACAAGCGGCGGGAAGAGTCAGCCGTCCACGTGACGGCGGCGGCCCGGATGTCGGAAATCGAAGTGCTCAATTTCCACGGCCTCGGCAACGACACTCCGGACGGCCCGATGGCGTACCACGAGACCCACCAGCGGCAGTGGCTGTTCCATCCCGCCGTGGCCTACGCGCTGGGACGCCGCAGCGACATCTTCCTCGGGCCGGTGATCCAGTACTCCACCACCGGCAGCTCGCCGGGCCACTACCTCTACGAACGTCGGCCTTACGGTTACGGAGACTACGGACAAGCGGGGCTCCGTCTGGGATTGTACAGCGACACCCGCAACCGGTCGAAGGATCCGAGCCGCGGCCTGTTGCTCGACCTCAGCGCGACGGTCTACCCGGCGGTGTGGGACGTCGTCTCCACGTTCGGCGTCCTCGCCGTCAATACCGGAGGGTACTACTCGCTGCACCTGCCGCTGCGCCCGGTCCTCGCCCTGCGCGCGGGCGGGAAGAAGGTCTACGGCGAGTTCCCGTTCCACGAGGCGGCCTTCATCGGCGGCCGCTCCTCGGTCCGGGGACTGGACCGCGAGCGCTACGCCGGCGATGCGGCGGTCTACGGCACGGCGGAACTCCAGATCACCCTGATCCGCTTCGCCGTCCTGCTGCCGCTGGACATCGGCGTGTACGGGTACGGCGACGCCGGGCGCGTCTACGCGGATTGGGAGTCGCCCGGCGGGTGGCACGACTCGACCGGCGTCGGTTTCTGGGTCGGCGTGCTGAACCCGGCCACCGCCGTGAGTCTCGAGCTGGGCGACCCGCGCGGCCGCAGCGGCTTCCGGGTACGAACCGGGCTGACCTTCTAGAGTCGCCGATGGCGGGGGGCGACGATCGGGTCTACGTTGCCCGCGCACCACCGACGCCAGGCGACCGCCGGCGGGGGACACGCGCAAGCCTCCGGTCTTCACCAGCCGCACGTCCACGCACTTCGCCCTCCGTCACGGTTCGTCTTGGCTTCGGTCTACCGATCTCCCCGCCAAGCACGAGCCCCCCAGGCTTCGGCCGGACCCGCATCCGGCAGTCAGGATGGCATCGCCATGAAGAACTCGCTCCGCGTCCTCATCCTGGCCGGCGTCGTCTTCGCCGCGCCGGTCCTCTACCGCGCGTACGCCGGCGTGACCACGCCCAAGTCCATGGTCGCGAGCCCCGTCACGCTCTCCGCGCCCGAGGCGCTGAACGTCACGGATTTCGAGGCGCGCCTCAAGGACTACCTGGCCCTCCATCAGAAATTCGAAGGGACGCTCCCGGCGCTCTCGAACAAGTCGACACCCG contains:
- a CDS encoding BamA/TamA family outer membrane protein; its protein translation is MQPFSIPRLPGVLAFVIALGAVGAFAQVTPPPPPGTATATVAAGARYHGGWLRRLLLGDTYRDLWVTPIEVPVLDLGAYAGGLTPTKTGGGNQTRSLRFEDPQGREYVFRLVDKDGLTIYPGYENTVLEGATRDQISAHHPAGAVVADRLMAAAGIPHPTPVLHVMPDDPRLGKFREEFAGRLGMIEILPTVPDDTAGFAGAVAIIDSDSLLTLLDADPGTRFDARAYLVARLLDMFMNDWDRHPGNWKWARMTPGGDWLPIPRDRDKVMIEYGGLAAIAGAKIPNLVRFGDSYPSLRALTCNSLDSDRRLLGGLEAAVFDSAAVFLAGRLTDPVIEAALRAMPVEYQASVPAAAAKLMARRDLLPAQAKRFYLFLADVVDLHATDAADRATVTFIDDRHLEVEIGSGDEAPYYRRRFVAPDTREIRLYLHEGDDRAVVRGDAPPAMRVRVIGGNGANQLSDSSSAAGRPGAARFYDRGAVTGIGYGPDALFDRRPWPRPWGPAQVPGRDWGTRTSPLVGLGAPGDVGVVIRLGVNRERYGFRKYPYASRTALIGEYAAGVGAWRVTGLFDKRREESAVHVTAAARMSEIEVLNFHGLGNDTPDGPMAYHETHQRQWLFHPAVAYALGRRSDIFLGPVIQYSTTGSSPGHYLYERRPYGYGDYGQAGLRLGLYSDTRNRSKDPSRGLLLDLSATVYPAVWDVVSTFGVLAVNTGGYYSLHLPLRPVLALRAGGKKVYGEFPFHEAAFIGGRSSVRGLDRERYAGDAAVYGTAELQITLIRFAVLLPLDIGVYGYGDAGRVYADWESPGGWHDSTGVGFWVGVLNPATAVSLELGDPRGRSGFRVRTGLTF